The following are encoded together in the Candidatus Cloacimonadota bacterium genome:
- the aroF gene encoding 3-deoxy-7-phosphoheptulonate synthase yields the protein MIELKHQKGKSKTIRIKDQVIGTDNFTFIAGPCTIENFEDLLQITQQLKKMGINFFRGGAYKMRTSPYNFQGLGKEGLEHIKSVSQKTGLISVSEIVSCEDVEMMSSYVDILQIGTRNMHNYRLLRRLGSIENPVILKRGMSSTIEEWLLAAEHILEAGNPNVILCERGIRTFENFTRHTLDISAIPAVKSLSNLPIIVDPSHSSGRREMIKSLSWAAMAAGADGLLIETHFNPDSTICDSKQTIDFEILNEILAKKEQLLDLWGKS from the coding sequence ATGATAGAACTCAAACATCAAAAAGGTAAATCAAAAACGATCAGAATCAAAGATCAAGTTATTGGAACAGATAATTTTACCTTCATTGCTGGTCCCTGCACAATTGAGAACTTTGAGGATCTGCTGCAAATTACACAACAACTAAAAAAGATGGGAATCAACTTCTTTCGTGGTGGAGCTTACAAAATGCGAACTTCACCCTATAATTTTCAGGGTTTGGGAAAGGAAGGACTGGAACATATTAAATCAGTTTCACAAAAAACTGGTTTGATCTCAGTTTCCGAAATTGTCTCCTGCGAAGATGTAGAAATGATGAGCAGTTATGTTGACATTCTTCAGATCGGAACGCGTAACATGCACAATTACAGATTATTACGAAGATTGGGTAGCATAGAAAATCCGGTAATTTTGAAACGTGGAATGAGCAGCACAATTGAAGAATGGCTGCTGGCAGCAGAACATATTCTGGAAGCAGGTAATCCGAACGTTATTTTATGTGAAAGAGGAATCCGCACTTTCGAAAATTTCACACGTCATACTTTAGATATTTCTGCAATTCCGGCTGTGAAGAGTTTGAGTAATCTGCCAATAATTGTTGATCCTTCTCACAGTTCCGGAAGGCGCGAAATGATCAAATCTCTCAGCTGGGCTGCAATGGCCGCCGGAGCAGACGGACTTCTTATCGAAACTCATTTCAATCCCGATTCCACAATTTGCGATAGTAAGCAGACTATCGATTTTGAAATATTAAATGAAATCCTGGCAAAAAAAGAACAGCTTTTGGATTTATGGGGAAAAAGCTAA
- a CDS encoding NYN domain-containing protein yields MDRTGQLRVGVYVDVSNIAHNGGYGMQYDVLRAFACRNNGVAIRLNAYVAYDEEMAKTNIDYKKKSESFHSVLRDFGYKVIVKVVKWYTDEHGNRYGKSNADLDMAVDALMQSERLDYVLIVSGDGDFVQVVRALQNKGCRVEVLAFNNVSGDLKNEADVFTSGYIVPNLSPIELHEPNNGRKIVRGVCYSYNHDKGYGFMRFMKEITGGLWITDSRKRESAYHTAFAHNSQFPPGLDLNRLPNREMIFEFELRDVEGKGLQAENIKLMEYK; encoded by the coding sequence ATGGATAGAACTGGTCAACTGCGAGTTGGCGTTTATGTAGACGTTTCAAACATCGCTCATAATGGTGGTTATGGAATGCAGTATGATGTGCTGCGTGCTTTTGCCTGCCGCAACAATGGTGTAGCAATTCGGCTGAATGCCTACGTTGCCTATGATGAGGAAATGGCTAAAACAAATATCGATTACAAAAAGAAATCTGAGAGTTTTCATTCTGTTTTGCGTGATTTTGGATATAAAGTTATCGTTAAAGTAGTGAAGTGGTATACAGATGAACATGGAAATAGATATGGAAAATCTAATGCCGATCTGGATATGGCTGTGGATGCGCTTATGCAGTCCGAAAGATTGGATTATGTGCTGATTGTTAGTGGTGATGGAGATTTCGTGCAGGTAGTAAGAGCACTGCAAAATAAAGGCTGTCGTGTGGAAGTTCTGGCTTTCAATAATGTTTCGGGAGACCTGAAAAATGAAGCTGATGTATTTACTTCCGGTTATATTGTTCCCAACCTTTCTCCCATAGAATTGCATGAACCCAATAATGGTAGAAAGATCGTGCGTGGAGTTTGTTATTCCTACAATCATGATAAAGGTTATGGTTTTATGCGTTTTATGAAAGAAATTACCGGTGGCTTGTGGATCACAGATTCACGAAAACGAGAATCTGCCTATCATACAGCGTTTGCTCATAATTCGCAATTTCCCCCTGGTTTGGATCTGAATAGACTTCCTAACAGAGAAATGATCTTTGAATTTGAACTGCGAGATGTGGAAGGCAAAGGACTGCAAGCCGAAAACATAAAACTTATGGAATACAAATAA